The Sphaerospermopsis torques-reginae ITEP-024 genome has a window encoding:
- a CDS encoding peptidase domain-containing ABC transporter → MKYQIVLQHSEEDCGAAALATIAKYYGRTFTLNRVREAVGTGARGTTLLGLKRGAETLGFHTRQVKATPELINQLNQAPLPAIIHWKGYHWVVLYGQKGKKYIIADPGVGIRYLTHQELITGWSNGVMLLLLPDESRFYQQESDNIGGLGRYLQRVYPYRFILAQAIAMNIAIGMLSLASPFMMQLLTDDVLVRGNTQLLTTVAISVITLNLIKSAISLVQSHLIGHFGQKLQLGLILEYGRKLLHLPLAYFEGRRSGEVVSRIADVHAVNNLVSQIVLGLPSQFFIAIVSLGFMLFYSWELTIASIFAFMIITGINLLFLPAIRRKTRNMIVSGTENQGFLVETFRGVQVLKTTQATPQAWEEYQGNFGRLANLGWSTMQLGLYSSTITNILSTFINIGILWIGSYLVINRHLTIGQLIAYNSMSGNFLGFLSSGIDLIDEFITSQIVIQRLTEVIEATPEDENDVKKQWVEIPAHTDITCTEVNFHHTGRVDLLQDFSVIIPGGQVIALIGKSGCGKSTLAKLITGLYKIQSGNIRYGCYNQQDLALECLRNQVVLIPQEPHFWSRSILDNFLFSYAHISFDEIVKACHITGADDFISELPDKYQTVLGEFGANLSGGQKQRLAIARAIVTDPPILILDESTSALDPVSEAQILDQILEYRHGKTTILISHRPRVIRRADWIVFLEKGRLKIQGTPGDLSKVPGEHLDFLDDVILI, encoded by the coding sequence ATGAAATATCAAATTGTCTTACAACACAGTGAAGAAGACTGTGGTGCAGCTGCTTTAGCTACAATTGCCAAATATTACGGACGCACTTTTACCCTCAACCGTGTACGTGAAGCTGTGGGTACTGGTGCAAGAGGAACTACTTTATTAGGATTAAAGCGGGGTGCGGAAACATTAGGATTTCATACCCGACAAGTTAAAGCTACTCCTGAACTCATTAACCAATTAAATCAAGCGCCTTTACCTGCTATCATTCATTGGAAAGGCTACCATTGGGTCGTATTATACGGACAAAAAGGCAAAAAATATATCATTGCTGACCCTGGTGTGGGTATCCGTTACTTAACTCACCAGGAATTAATCACAGGTTGGAGTAATGGGGTGATGTTGTTACTCCTTCCTGATGAAAGTCGTTTTTATCAACAAGAATCAGATAATATTGGCGGTTTGGGGCGTTATTTGCAACGGGTTTATCCCTATCGGTTTATTTTAGCCCAGGCGATCGCCATGAATATCGCCATCGGTATGCTTTCCCTTGCATCACCCTTTATGATGCAGTTACTCACCGATGATGTTCTCGTGCGGGGAAATACTCAACTATTAACTACCGTCGCTATCAGTGTAATTACCCTCAATTTAATTAAAAGTGCTATTAGTTTAGTACAATCTCATTTGATTGGTCATTTTGGACAAAAATTACAATTAGGATTAATCCTAGAATATGGACGCAAACTCTTACATTTACCCCTAGCTTATTTTGAAGGAAGACGTAGCGGAGAAGTAGTAAGTCGCATTGCAGATGTTCACGCTGTAAATAATTTAGTTTCTCAAATTGTCTTAGGATTACCTAGTCAATTTTTTATTGCTATAGTTTCCTTGGGTTTTATGCTTTTTTACAGTTGGGAATTAACTATAGCTTCCATATTTGCATTTATGATTATTACTGGTATTAACTTATTATTCTTACCAGCAATCCGCCGGAAAACTCGCAATATGATTGTTTCCGGTACAGAAAATCAAGGTTTTTTAGTGGAAACATTTAGAGGAGTACAAGTTTTAAAAACCACCCAAGCTACACCCCAAGCGTGGGAAGAATATCAAGGGAATTTTGGTCGTCTTGCTAACTTGGGTTGGAGTACCATGCAATTAGGACTTTATAGTAGTACCATCACAAATATTCTTTCTACATTTATTAATATTGGTATTCTTTGGATTGGTAGTTATTTAGTCATTAATCGTCATTTAACCATTGGACAATTGATTGCTTATAATAGCATGAGTGGCAATTTTCTAGGCTTTTTAAGTTCTGGAATTGACTTAATAGATGAATTTATCACTTCTCAAATAGTTATTCAACGTCTGACAGAAGTTATTGAAGCTACCCCAGAAGATGAAAATGATGTTAAAAAGCAATGGGTAGAAATTCCTGCTCATACAGATATTACTTGCACAGAAGTTAATTTTCATCACACTGGAAGAGTAGATTTATTGCAGGATTTTTCTGTAATTATTCCCGGTGGACAAGTAATTGCTTTAATTGGTAAATCTGGATGTGGTAAAAGTACCTTAGCTAAATTGATTACAGGTTTATATAAAATTCAATCAGGCAATATTCGTTATGGTTGTTATAATCAACAAGATTTAGCTTTAGAATGTTTACGAAATCAGGTAGTTTTAATTCCCCAAGAACCCCATTTTTGGAGTCGTTCTATTTTAGATAATTTCTTATTTAGTTATGCTCATATTAGTTTCGATGAAATTGTCAAAGCTTGTCATATTACTGGTGCTGACGATTTTATAAGCGAATTACCAGATAAATATCAAACTGTTTTAGGAGAATTTGGTGCTAATCTTTCTGGGGGACAAAAGCAAAGATTAGCCATAGCGAGAGCGATAGTTACTGATCCACCAATATTGATTTTAGATGAATCTACTAGCGCCCTTGATCCAGTGAGTGAAGCACAAATATTAGACCAGATTTTAGAGTATCGTCACGGTAAAACTACTATTTTAATTAGTCACCGACCGCGAGTCATTCGTCGTGCAGATTGGATTGTTTTTTTAGAAAAAGGACGTTTAAAAATTCAAGGTACACCAGGAGATTTGTCGAAAGTTCCTGGTGAACATTTAGATTTTTTAGATGATGTTATTTTGATATAA